The nucleotide sequence CATGCTTTGCAGTTCCTTCTCCATACGAATCTGTTTATTCTCCAGCTGTAAATAGTCAAATTCCCTCTCAAAAAATCCAAGTAAAAGTAAAATAACAAGGCTGGCAATGGGCAACCCGAGGCAAAGAAAGACGATGGAAGTGAATAGCAATGAGCTCACCTTGAAGCCCTCCATTTTTAATTTCCTGTTTAGTAACGTTTTAATTTAGTTTAACACTTTTTCTAGAGCCCCTTCTATGAATAATTTTTGAAGCCATCAGAGCTTAAGGTCGCTTCCCCTTGAAAAATTTATGGCGCTCTTACATTCAAACGAACGTAGCGCAAGGGAGCTATCACAAATAAAGAGCTGTTTCGAAGATCAGCATCACACTGACTTTCAAAACAGCTCCACTCGTTTTACTTCTTATTTTTCTTATTTTTCTCTTTGTTTGCAGCGTCTGCACGATTAAATTCACTCTGGTACAACACCTCTTGTGTGTTGCTTAGCCCATTGCTTTTATCTGTCATTTTCTCATGCGGTTCTTTTCTAGCCACTGTTTATTCTCCCTTCCTCTTTTAGGTCATGTTCTATTCATTACTGTTCCCAGAGGAGAGGTGCTTTAAACGAACGGTTTGTGTCAGCCACGCGGCCATAAAATTACAATTACACCCGCTAGGCAAATCAAACCGCCAATCCAATCAAAGGAATCCGGCGTTTTCTTATCTATCCACCAGCCCCATAACAGACTTAATACCACAAATATTCCACCATAGGCAGCATATACTCGACCGAAGCTAGGAAACAGTTGCCAAGTCGCAATTATTCCATATAAAAACAGCGCTGTTCCCCCGAGAAAACCGAACCATCCTGGACGCCCTTCGCGCAGCCACTGCCATATTAAATATCCTCCCCCGATTTCAGCTACACCTGCTAAAATAAATAAAACTATTGCTTTTATCACTTACATAACTCCTTCTCGAATAGGTATCTATAATGTTAAGTCCAGATTATTTTCCACTCGCTTGATTCACTCCAATTTTTTCGCTTGCCCCCTTCAAACCAGCGGCTTTTTAACAGGCTACCAATTTTCTCATTAGCTTATAACAATATACTTCTATGTACAATGCTTCACTTTTTCATTCGTTACTCTTCTTTCTCTTTTATGCAAATAAAACAGCTTGCTTGGAGAATAGCCACTCTTCAAGCAAGCTGTTTAAACAGGGAAACTATTTGACGATTAATGCCGGGCAATTTACTCTTTTCATGACTTTATGACTGACGCTGCCTAACACCATCTCTTGGAATGAATTAAGCCCGCGGCTGCCAATAATGACGAGGTCAAAGTTCTCTTTATTTGCATATTCAACAATAGCGGGTCCTGGCTCTCCATGCAAAATTTTCACTTCATACGCTATATGCTGTGATTGTAATTCTTTTTCCATCTGATGAAGCTTTTCCCGCCGGGAGAGCTCCAGCTCTTCTTTTCCTTGGGAATGAAGGATAGCGCTTTTTGATTTTGAATAGTCAGCCACATAAACAACCTCAATTTTGCAGTCTTTTACGAGGAAAGCAATTTCAGCAGCTTCCCGCGCTGCTCTCAGGGAATTCTCTGACCCATCTGCAGCTAGTAAAATCTTTTTATACATATTGTCACCTCATTCGCTAAATTAATGAGGCATTAATTTAGCGTTTTTGTGTACAGCTAGCTTGTCAACGATTCTTTGACTGGACGAGTTCAATCCTTTAATCGCCACTTTATTATTTCTCTCATTGTATTTCATCATGACCTTATCAATTGCTCCAACGGCGGAGTCATCCCAAATATGAGCACCTGAAAAATCAATGACAATCTTTTTATTCTCCACCGTAAAATCAAAAATATCTACAAAGTCATCCGCAGAGGCAAAGAATAATTGGCCTTCCACTGTAAACAATGTATGCTCTTTTTCTACTTGTTTATTGATTTTTATTTTAGAGATTTTAGCTGTAAAAAAGATAGCGCTTAAGATCACTCCAGCAATTACTCCCTTAGATAAGTCATGAGTTGCAACAACAATCGCCACAGTGACGAGCATCACAACTGCATCTGTTTTCGGTGCTTTCCTTAAGTAAGAGAACGATGACCAATCAAACGTTCCGACAGATACCATAATCATAATTCCCACAAGGACCGGCATCGGAATCTGTACAACAAGATCCCCTAATACTATAATTAGAAACATTAAAAATAATCCTGCCACTAAAGTAGATAACCGGCCGCGGCCGCCTGATTTGACATTAATAACAGACTGGCCAATCATCGCACAGCCAGCCATTCCGCCAAAGAAGCCTGTTACAATATTGGCTATTCCCTGGCCTCTCGCTTCCCGATTTTTGCTGCTTTCGGTTCCTGTCATATCATCAACAATCGAAGCAGTTAACAATGATTCGAGCAGGCCAACGATGGCAAGAGCAATAGAATAAGGAAAGATAATAGCGAATGTTTCAAATGTGAAAGGCACATCTGGAATGAGAAACTGCGGCAGTTGTTGACTAATGTTTCCCAAGTCTCCTACTGTTCGCACATCTGCTTGTGTATAAATAGCTGCCGCCGTCAAAACGAGGATCGCGATTAATGGTGCCGGAATGATTTTGACAAATCGAGGAACAACATACACAATAACTAAAGTAATAGCAACAAAAATATACGTTAGAGTTGAAATGCCAATGAAATTCGGCACTTGAGCCATAAAAATTAAAATAGCCAGCGCATTAACAAATCCGATCATCACGGCTCGTGGAATAAACTTCATGAGCCTCGCGATTTTAAATACACCAAATAATATCTGAATGATAC is from Bacillus sp. PK3_68 and encodes:
- a CDS encoding YfhE family protein; protein product: MARKEPHEKMTDKSNGLSNTQEVLYQSEFNRADAANKEKNKKNKK
- a CDS encoding YnfA family protein, translated to MIKAIVLFILAGVAEIGGGYLIWQWLREGRPGWFGFLGGTALFLYGIIATWQLFPSFGRVYAAYGGIFVVLSLLWGWWIDKKTPDSFDWIGGLICLAGVIVILWPRG
- a CDS encoding universal stress protein; amino-acid sequence: MYKKILLAADGSENSLRAAREAAEIAFLVKDCKIEVVYVADYSKSKSAILHSQGKEELELSRREKLHQMEKELQSQHIAYEVKILHGEPGPAIVEYANKENFDLVIIGSRGLNSFQEMVLGSVSHKVMKRVNCPALIVK
- a CDS encoding SulP family inorganic anion transporter → MIEKIKKDWFSNIRADVLAGIVVALALIPEAIAFSIIAGVDPMIGLYASFTMAVVISFAGGRPAMISAATGAMALLMGPLVREYGLNYLLAATILTGIIQILFGVFKIARLMKFIPRAVMIGFVNALAILIFMAQVPNFIGISTLTYIFVAITLVIVYVVPRFVKIIPAPLIAILVLTAAAIYTQADVRTVGDLGNISQQLPQFLIPDVPFTFETFAIIFPYSIALAIVGLLESLLTASIVDDMTGTESSKNREARGQGIANIVTGFFGGMAGCAMIGQSVINVKSGGRGRLSTLVAGLFLMFLIIVLGDLVVQIPMPVLVGIMIMVSVGTFDWSSFSYLRKAPKTDAVVMLVTVAIVVATHDLSKGVIAGVILSAIFFTAKISKIKINKQVEKEHTLFTVEGQLFFASADDFVDIFDFTVENKKIVIDFSGAHIWDDSAVGAIDKVMMKYNERNNKVAIKGLNSSSQRIVDKLAVHKNAKLMPH